DNA sequence from the Tissierella sp. MB52-C2 genome:
CAATCCTATAAATTTGCTCCTACATCTAGAATGAATAATACTTATATAGCAAAGGGAGATTCTAATCTTGATGAAATAATATCTAGTACAGAAAATGGATTATATGCTAAAAAGTTAGATGGTGGGTCCGTAAACCCTGCTACTGGTGATTTTAACTTTGCAGTTATGGAGGGATACTTAATTAAAAACGGAAAGATATTAAAACCTGTAAGAGGTGCTACACTAATAGGTAATGGACTTAAAGTCTTAGAGCTGATTGATATGGTAGGAAACAATTTATCTTTAGGTCAAGGAATGTGCGGTGCAGATAGTGGTTCAATACCTGCAGGATTAGGTCAGCCCCCTCTTAGAGTAAAATCTCTAACAGTTGGTGGAAGAATGGGGGATGAATAATATGGCTTATAGGGAATTAATCAATAAGATATTTAATAAGGGAAAAGAAAAAATGGAAGATTTAGAGGTATATATAGAAAGCTCTAAGCAAATTGAAATAAAAATATTTAAAGGGGAAATAGATAAATATAGTATATCTGAATCAGGCGGTCTATCTTTAAGGGGGATTCATAATGGAAAAATGGGATATTCTTATACAGAAAAAATAGATGAGTCCTCTATTGATATGATAGTTAATGAGGCTTATGAAAATGCTAAATATATAGATACTGAAGATAAAGAGGAAATATTTAAGGGGTCAGATGGATATAAAGAAATTAACTCCTATGGTGAAGAATTGTCTGCTACTTCTATAGAAGAAAAAATAGATTTAGTAAAAAAATTGGAAATAGAGGCTTTATCCCTTGATGAAAGAGTTACTTCAATTCAACAATGTGGCTATAAGGAGTTTGATAAATCGAGGTATATTGTAAATACAAAGGGTGTGGACTTATCAGATAGATTAAATGGAGCGGGAATTTACATTGTAGTAATAGCAAAGGATGGAGATGATATTAAGACAGGTATGGGTTTTAGGATGATTAGGGACATAAGCCAAATAGACTATAAAGCCATTGCCAAAGAAGCTGTAGATGAGGCAATTTCTAGTTTAGGGGCAAAACCTATTAGATCAAATAGCTATCCATCAGTAATAAAAAACTTAGTATTTGCAGACCTATTAGATTCTTTTATTTCTGTTTTTTCAAGTGACTATATACAAAAAGGAATGTCTCTATTGAAGGATAAAGTAGGAACTAAAGTTGCATCCCCTTTATTGACTATAGTAGATGACCCCTATTTAAAAGAAGGATTTATCCGTGGTTTTGACGATGAAGGAACAAAAACTACTTATAAGAAAATTATAGATAAAGGAGTTTTAACTACTTATTTATATAATTGGAAAACAGCTAAAAAAGATGGAGTGGAGTCAACGGGCAATGGAGCTAGGGGTTCATATAAATCATCCTTATCTATTTCACCTACAAATTTCTATATAGAGAAAGGTAATAATACATTTGAAGAATTAATAGAAAGTATAGAGAGAGGAGTTTATATAACAGATGTAGCTGGATTACATTCAGGATTAAATCCTATATCAGGAGACTTTTCTCTATCGGCAAGTGGATATGAAATAATAGATGGCAAAATTAATAGACCAATTAATCAAATAACCATAGCAGGAAACTTCTTTGAAGTGTTAAATAATATTGATGCCATAGGAAATGACTTAAAGTTTGGTTTTCCAAACTTAGGATACTTTGGTTCCCCTTCCATAAAGTTAAATAATATATCTGTTTCAGGAGAATAAAGCCTTAAAATTATAGTAACCACTTATATACAGATTTCATAATATAAAGTGAGGAATAAATATAAGGAGGTTATTATAATGACTGAAGATTTAGGAGTGAGAGGAGAAAACCAAGGTATATTTGGAGGTTGTGGAATCGACAATTCACTATTATTCTTCTTCCTGCTACTAGTTGTATTATTTACAAGTTCAGGATGCTTCAATGATAGAGAAGATGATTCATTATTATTCTTCTTCCTATTGTTAGTTGTATTATTCTGTAGTGAAAGTTTCTGCTTCTAAAATACTAGAAAATACTAGATGGAAAAATCCCGTATAAAACGGGATTTTTTTATTTTGCCAAATAATATCAGATAAATATTACAAAAAATTAATAAAAAAAACATTATATAGTATAGCGTATTTAAATATAAATGCTATAATATATAATATAAAAACAATTAGGAGGCTACACTAATGGGCGATTATAAATATATAAAATGGTTTAATGAGATTGATAAAGATGATATTCCTGTAGTAGGAGGTAAAGGAGCAAACCTAGGAGAATTGACACAAAAAGGATTAGATGTTCCACCTGGATTTTGTATAACTGCAGGAGCATATACTCATTTTATTGATTATGCAGAATTAGATGAGGTAATCAAGGAGTTAATCATAGGGTTAGATGAAGAAAATTCTGATATGTTACAAGGAGCTAGTCGTGCCATTCAAGACAGAATAAATAATGGAATAATTCCAGAAGATTTAAAGGAAGAAATCTTAAAAGCTTATAAAGAATTTAGTGAGAAAATTAATTTAGATAACCCAGAAGTAGCAGTTAGAAGTTCCGCAACTGCTGAAGACTTACCGGAGGCTTCATTTGCGGGACAACAGGATACTTATTTACACATAAGTGGTGAGGAAGAGTTAATTAAACACGTTAGAAGATGTTGGGCATCTCTATGGACTGCTAGAGCTATATACTATAGAGTGAAGCAGGATTTTGATCATTTTGATGTTTCATTATCAGTTGTAATTCAAAAGATGGTAAATAGTGAAAAGGCAGGGGTTATGTTTACTGCTAATCCTGTAAATAGTAATGTAAATGAAATAATGATAAATGCCAGTTGGGGATTAGGAGAGGCTGTTGTATCAGGCATAGTAACACCTGATGAATACTTGGTAAATAAAAAATTAAAAGAAGTAATAGAAAAGCATATAGCGGAAAAAAACACTATGGTAATAAAGAGAAAAGATGGGGTAGGTACAGAAGAAGTAAGGGTTATTGATTATTTAGATGAAAGTCATATAAGTAATCAATGTTTAACAGATGAACAAATAATGACTTTAGTAAATTACGGATTAAAAATAGAGGAAATGTATGGTAGTCATCAGGATATAGAATGGGGATTTGATAGAGATACTAAGGAACTTTATATATTACAGTCAAGACCAATAACTACTTTGAAGGGAGAGGTTAGTGTGAGTGAAGTAAAAGAGCAAAAAGAATTGAAGATGCTTGTTAGAGGTTTACCAGCATCTCCTGGAATTGGAAGAGGAAAAGTTAGAAATATTAAAGATATATCAGAAATCGGAAGAGTAAAAGATGGAGATATTTTAGTTACAGTAATGACAAATCCAGATATGGTACCGGCAATGAGAAAGGCAGCAGCAGTAGTTACAGATGATGGAGGAAGAACTTGTCATGCTGCAATAGTATCTAGAGAATTAGGTATACCTTGTATAGTTGGTGCAAAGAATGCTAGTGAAATTTTGAAAGAAGGCTTAGAAGTAACAGTTGATGCAAGTAGAGGAGTAGTTTATGAGGGTAGTGTATTAGAAGAAAAAGAAGAAAAGAAAGCTGAAGGTGGTTCAGTAGGTATTAGTGAAGAAATATTAGCAGGATTATCTCCAATAACAGCTACAAAGATTTATATGAACCTTGGAGAACCATCATTAATAGGAAGATATAAAAATTTACCTTTAGATGGTATTGGTCTTATGAGAACAGAGTTTATATTTACAAATATGATAGGAGCCCATCCCATGTATTTAGTGAAAACAGGGCAAGGACAGTTATTGATAGATAAAATGGCAGAGGGTATCCAAATGGTAGCAGGAGAAATCTACCCAAGACCAGTTGTTGTTAGAATGTCTGATTTTAGAACTAATGAATTCAGAGGATTAAAAGGTGGAGATGAGGTAGAGCCTATAGAAGCAAATCCAATGATTGGTTGGAGAGGTGTATCTAGATATATTTCAGAAGAATACGAAGAAGGCTTTAGACTAGAGTGTAGAGCTCTAAAAAAAGTAAGAGAAGAATTTGGTTTAACAAACGTATATGCAATGTTACCCTTTGTAAGAACTACATGGGAATTAAAGAAAGTAAAAGAAATAATGGCAGAAGAAGGACTTGAACAAAATAATAACTTTAAAATATGGATAATGGCAGAAGTACCATCAGTAGTATTTGAAGCTGAAGAATTTGCTCAGATGGTAGATGGATTTAGTATTGGAAGTAACGACCTTACTCAACTTGTAATGGGAGCAGATAGAGATTCAGGAATACTGAATAATATGGGATATTTTGACGAAAGAAATGAAGCAGTAAAAAGAGCTA
Encoded proteins:
- the ppsA gene encoding phosphoenolpyruvate synthase; translated protein: MGDYKYIKWFNEIDKDDIPVVGGKGANLGELTQKGLDVPPGFCITAGAYTHFIDYAELDEVIKELIIGLDEENSDMLQGASRAIQDRINNGIIPEDLKEEILKAYKEFSEKINLDNPEVAVRSSATAEDLPEASFAGQQDTYLHISGEEELIKHVRRCWASLWTARAIYYRVKQDFDHFDVSLSVVIQKMVNSEKAGVMFTANPVNSNVNEIMINASWGLGEAVVSGIVTPDEYLVNKKLKEVIEKHIAEKNTMVIKRKDGVGTEEVRVIDYLDESHISNQCLTDEQIMTLVNYGLKIEEMYGSHQDIEWGFDRDTKELYILQSRPITTLKGEVSVSEVKEQKELKMLVRGLPASPGIGRGKVRNIKDISEIGRVKDGDILVTVMTNPDMVPAMRKAAAVVTDDGGRTCHAAIVSRELGIPCIVGAKNASEILKEGLEVTVDASRGVVYEGSVLEEKEEKKAEGGSVGISEEILAGLSPITATKIYMNLGEPSLIGRYKNLPLDGIGLMRTEFIFTNMIGAHPMYLVKTGQGQLLIDKMAEGIQMVAGEIYPRPVVVRMSDFRTNEFRGLKGGDEVEPIEANPMIGWRGVSRYISEEYEEGFRLECRALKKVREEFGLTNVYAMLPFVRTTWELKKVKEIMAEEGLEQNNNFKIWIMAEVPSVVFEAEEFAQMVDGFSIGSNDLTQLVMGADRDSGILNNMGYFDERNEAVKRAISILIKAAHKYGKTISICGQGPSQYPEFAEFLVEQGIDSMSVNPDTVGYTRRLVASVEQKIVLRKLRNI
- a CDS encoding TldD/PmbA family protein is translated as MAYRELINKIFNKGKEKMEDLEVYIESSKQIEIKIFKGEIDKYSISESGGLSLRGIHNGKMGYSYTEKIDESSIDMIVNEAYENAKYIDTEDKEEIFKGSDGYKEINSYGEELSATSIEEKIDLVKKLEIEALSLDERVTSIQQCGYKEFDKSRYIVNTKGVDLSDRLNGAGIYIVVIAKDGDDIKTGMGFRMIRDISQIDYKAIAKEAVDEAISSLGAKPIRSNSYPSVIKNLVFADLLDSFISVFSSDYIQKGMSLLKDKVGTKVASPLLTIVDDPYLKEGFIRGFDDEGTKTTYKKIIDKGVLTTYLYNWKTAKKDGVESTGNGARGSYKSSLSISPTNFYIEKGNNTFEELIESIERGVYITDVAGLHSGLNPISGDFSLSASGYEIIDGKINRPINQITIAGNFFEVLNNIDAIGNDLKFGFPNLGYFGSPSIKLNNISVSGE